The Breoghania sp. L-A4 sequence ACGATTCCTGAAGTTCGATCCCACCGCGCCGAACTGGCCGGACAGGGACCGCTTCGTGCTGTCGGCCGGACACGGCTCGATGCTGCTTTACGCATCGCTGCACCTGCTGGGCTATGAAGACTTCACGCTGGACCAGTTGAAGAATTTCCGCCAGATCGGCGCGCTGACGGCGGGCCATCCGGAATACGGCCACGGCGCCGGCATCGAGACGACCACCGGTCCGCTCGGCCAGGGCATCGCCAACGCCGTGGGCATGGCGCTCACCGAGCGCATCATGAATGCGCAATACGGCGACGATGTCGTCGACCACCACACCTATGTTCTGGCAGGCGACGGCTGCCTGATGGAAGGCATCAGCCAGGAAGCCATCTCGCTGGCCGGCCACCTGCAGCTTTCCAAGCTCGTCCTGTTCTGGGATGACAACGGCATCTCGATCGACGGAGCCGTGAGCCTTTCGGATTCGACCGATCAGGCCGCGCGCTTCGAGGCGTCGGGCTGGAACACCATTCGCGTCGACGGCCATAACCCCGACGAGATCGCAGCCGCGATCACCTCGGCGCGCGCCGCCGACCGGCCGACGATGATCGCCTGCAAGACGACCATCGGCTTCGGCTCGCCCAACAAGGCCGGCAAGTCCTCCGCGCATGGCTCGCCCCTGGGCGCCGACGAAATCGCCCTGACGCGCAAGGAACTCGGCTGGGAAGAAGCGCCGTTCGAAATTCCCGCCGACGTGCGCGACGCATGGCGCATCGCGGGCCTGCGCTCCGGCCAGGCGCACAAGGAATGGGAGAAGCGTTTCGAGGGCCTGGACGGCGAGATCCGCTCCGAGTTCGATCGCCGCATCCGCGGCGACCTGCCGGCGGGTTTCGGCGACGCCATGCGCGCGCTGAGGACGAAGCTCGCCGCGGACGAGCCGACGCTGGCCACCCGCAAGGCTTCCGAACTGGCGCTGGAGACCATCAACGCGGCGGTGCCCGAAACCATCGGCGGTTCGGCCGACCTGACCGGCTCCAACAACACCCGCACCAAGGACATGAAGGCGATCGCGCCGGGCGATTTCTCCGGCCGCTTCATCCATTGGGGCATCCGCGAGCACGGCATGGCCGGCGCCATGAACGGCATGGCGCTGCACGGCGGCGTGATTCCCTATTCCGGCACCTTCATGGTGTTCACCGACTACTGCCGCCCCTCGATTCGCCTCGCGGCCCTGATGAACCAGCGCGTGATCCACGTGATGACGCACGACTCCATCGGCCTGGGCGAAGACGGCCCGACGCATCAGCCGGTCGAGCATCTGGCGAGCCTGCGCGCCATGCCCAACCTCCTGGTCATGCGCCCGGGCGATGCCATGGAAACCGCCGAGTGCTGGCAGATTGCCTTCGAGCATACCAGTGGCCCGACGATCCTGGCGCTGACCCGGCAGAACCTCAAGGCATTCCGCGCCCAGGCCGACGACAAGCTGCTGTCCGCCCAGG is a genomic window containing:
- the tkt gene encoding transketolase, whose product is MTDLQKHNRMANAIRFLAIDAVEQAKSGHPGLPMGAADIATVLFTRFLKFDPTAPNWPDRDRFVLSAGHGSMLLYASLHLLGYEDFTLDQLKNFRQIGALTAGHPEYGHGAGIETTTGPLGQGIANAVGMALTERIMNAQYGDDVVDHHTYVLAGDGCLMEGISQEAISLAGHLQLSKLVLFWDDNGISIDGAVSLSDSTDQAARFEASGWNTIRVDGHNPDEIAAAITSARAADRPTMIACKTTIGFGSPNKAGKSSAHGSPLGADEIALTRKELGWEEAPFEIPADVRDAWRIAGLRSGQAHKEWEKRFEGLDGEIRSEFDRRIRGDLPAGFGDAMRALRTKLAADEPTLATRKASELALETINAAVPETIGGSADLTGSNNTRTKDMKAIAPGDFSGRFIHWGIREHGMAGAMNGMALHGGVIPYSGTFMVFTDYCRPSIRLAALMNQRVIHVMTHDSIGLGEDGPTHQPVEHLASLRAMPNLLVMRPGDAMETAECWQIAFEHTSGPTILALTRQNLKAFRAQADDKLLSAQGAYEVAGSKDDAQVTIFATGSEVEIALEAHATLTENGIAARVVSVPCMELFEARSEDYKASIIGDAPVKVAVEAGVRMGWDRFIGTDGIFIGMSGFGASGPYKELYKHFGITAEAIVEQATAKLAQ